The genomic segment CAGCCACGCGCCCTTTGGCTTCAACGCCGAGCGCCTTGTAGATTTTAACGAGTGATTCGGGGGTGATTTCTTTCGTGAAATACACTTTCGACTGTGCCGACAAACCAATGGCGAAGGCAGATGCCAATGCCCATAATGCTAATCTTTTCATCATCTTCTTGTGTTTTATAAAGTTGGATTGCAAAGATAACGCAAATCAAGCGCAATCAAGTCAAACTTGAAATTGCTGAGATGCAGCTTATCTTCTGCAAAGATAAGCATTATTTCTCAAATATGAAAATCGGTCGTTATGCTTTCGCCAGCCACCCTTTCATTTTTCCTACGATGAGAACAGCCAGGATTGCCGCCACGCAGATGCCGATGAAGAGCCATCCGAAGCCCGTCATGAATGCCAGTGGGGCGAATGTGACGAGGCATATTTCGACGGGAGCGATGAAGATATAGGCGAGGGCGTAATCCTCGAGACAGCGTGTGCGCTGTTCCGGATCGACCACGCGGAGCAGTGCGATGCCCATTGCCATCGTACCCGTGAACCATCCCCATGAGAACATCGCCTTCTCAAACCAATAGTCGGGCATGATTTTTCGCGCAACGATAAAGATATAGAAGAACGTGCAAGCCAAGCCGGTAATGAGCAGTATCAGCAGCGGAACGATGTTCTGAAGCACGACGGACAGTTTGATGCTGGCGATGCCGCATGCCACGAGGATGTCGGTGAATGTGCCGCTGAGGTGACCGACCGTCTCTTTGCAGACGTATTTCGTCACACCGGTCTTTTTCAGTGCCGCCACGATGATGATACCCACGATGAATGCGCAGCTGAATACGGGCAGTTCGAGTTTCGGAACGAACGCCTGGACCAGCTTGCTCAGTCCGTAACCGCCGAGTGCCACAGCCATCACCATGGCAAAATTGAACGTCAGCGAGTCAATCGAGATAGATGAGGTGGTGTTCTCACCCATAGAAGTGCGTTTCTCTTCCGGCAGCAGTCCCGAACGATATTCGTCGGGCAACTGGCTGAAGTCGCTGAGGAAAGAGGTATGCCCTTTCTTCGTGCCGCGCTTGACGATGAGCAGACCGATAATCACAGAGCCGATAATTCCCACCGTGGCTGCCGTCATGGCGAGCGTGAGCATATCGTCGTAGTGATAGGTCTTGAAGGCAGAGCCAAGCGCCGCTGCCGTCCCGTGTCCGCCGCAATAGCCTGCAGGCATGGCTAATCCGAACGCACTGCTGATGTCAGGCCAGAAGAACTTCAGTATCAGAATGCCCATCAGTCCGCCGAGCGTCCATTGGAGCAACATGCCCATTTGCGAATAGACCCACATGCGTCCGATGTTCTTGTTGGCACCCTTTGCACCGCCCGACGTGAACGGCAGACAGGCGAAGATACAGGCAATGAGGATGCTGGCATAGGTGCCCGTGTTTCCTGAAAGGGGAATAATCCCAAAGCCGTTCGGACCGAACGCCAAGCCCATGAATCCGGCAATCAGCGATGGCGGGATAAAGAGTTGCTGAACCCATTTCACCTTTACGCGAATCCACTTGCCCAGCAAGAGCAACAGACCGATGATGCCGGCATCGATGAAGAGTGTCCACGGAGTGAATGGAGGCGTGCCGCTCTCTTTCACGACGGCTTCCTCGTTACCATTCATGAACTGGTCGATTTTTTCCGAACAGAGGGGCAGCAGTTTGCTGATACGGTCCAGGTTGTCAGCGCTTACACTCTCTTTGGAGAAAGGCACAAACATGGTGGTCAGGTCTTCTGTTCCCGCATCGCGCCCATATTTGAAGTCGTAGTTCAGGTTCCCGTCGGCATCGAGCAGCTCGGCAGGGAGCAGTTTCGATGCAACGGAGATGTAGGGCTCCAGCACTCCCGCTTGTTCGTTGTCGTTCAGGTTGTGGTCGGCGAGCAATGTCTTGTAGCATTCGTAGGCGGTATTGACAGCCGGGTCGATGAATACGCAGTCGTCGGCTATCAATGCAGCATACGGCATGTTTCCGTTCTTGTCCTTATAGCTTTTCAGTTCCTTCAGGTGCTTCTGGAGGGTTTCCAAGTGGAAGGGATAGTGTGTGCAGCCCAGGATAATGGCTCGGAGCGGAGTCTTGATGTGCTGTTTGCGTGCCCGTTCGAGCAGGCTCAGCAGGTTGTAGCGGGCATAGTTCTCCGCAGAATTGATTTGGACGCGGATGACTTTCCCGCTCTTGTCGCGCTCGATGAATGCGCCACCGTTCTTGGTGTCAAAGTTGTAGGCATCCAACAGGCTGGCATCAATGCAGCCGTCATCGGTGTTGCCGATAGCGGGACCTTTGTAGCTGTCGGAAAAGTTCTTGAGCGTTCGGTCAACAAACACCTTCTCGCCATCCACCGCCTCGGCAAAGCCGTCGCCTGTCTCGTTCACAACGGTCAGGGCAAGTGTGCCGGGAGCTAAGGATTTCAGCGTGCGTTCATAGACCCCGCTATTGATGGTGCCCACTGTAGCCAGCACGCCAATCGATGCTTCTTTCCGACCTTTGACAGCTTCCAGCGCACTGGCTGAACCGGCATTCACCACACCAATCACTTTCACGTTGCTCTTGGCGGCTGTCAGGAGGTTTTGGATGTGTTCC from the Prevotella sp. Rep29 genome contains:
- a CDS encoding sodium/glutamate symporter is translated as MRKTISTFIAIFAACLISTAQTALLPVSEKALNDKRSRFYLDFKNYPQALRTLPIGVFDSGTGGFTVLERILAQDRFNNKTGEEKPDGIPDFINENFEYLADQANMPYGQYDSKGKADFLRELTVKDALFLMSSNYWTSASEQQPSGKKNPVKIIVIACNTATAYGLEHIQNLLTAAKSNVKVIGVVNAGSASALEAVKGRKEASIGVLATVGTINSGVYERTLKSLAPGTLALTVVNETGDGFAEAVDGEKVFVDRTLKNFSDSYKGPAIGNTDDGCIDASLLDAYNFDTKNGGAFIERDKSGKVIRVQINSAENYARYNLLSLLERARKQHIKTPLRAIILGCTHYPFHLETLQKHLKELKSYKDKNGNMPYAALIADDCVFIDPAVNTAYECYKTLLADHNLNDNEQAGVLEPYISVASKLLPAELLDADGNLNYDFKYGRDAGTEDLTTMFVPFSKESVSADNLDRISKLLPLCSEKIDQFMNGNEEAVVKESGTPPFTPWTLFIDAGIIGLLLLLGKWIRVKVKWVQQLFIPPSLIAGFMGLAFGPNGFGIIPLSGNTGTYASILIACIFACLPFTSGGAKGANKNIGRMWVYSQMGMLLQWTLGGLMGILILKFFWPDISSAFGLAMPAGYCGGHGTAAALGSAFKTYHYDDMLTLAMTAATVGIIGSVIIGLLIVKRGTKKGHTSFLSDFSQLPDEYRSGLLPEEKRTSMGENTTSSISIDSLTFNFAMVMAVALGGYGLSKLVQAFVPKLELPVFSCAFIVGIIIVAALKKTGVTKYVCKETVGHLSGTFTDILVACGIASIKLSVVLQNIVPLLILLITGLACTFFYIFIVARKIMPDYWFEKAMFSWGWFTGTMAMGIALLRVVDPEQRTRCLEDYALAYIFIAPVEICLVTFAPLAFMTGFGWLFIGICVAAILAVLIVGKMKGWLAKA